The Dehalococcoidales bacterium region TGAGCAATTAAATCACCGCTGCCTGGTTTACCAAGATGTGGCATTCCTCGACCTGCCAATTTGAAGCTGCGGTTGTTCTGTGTTTCTGCCGGGATTTTCAACGCCAATACTTTTCCGTCGGGAGTAGGAATATTCACTTCACCGCCCAGGATGGCTGTAAGTAGAGGTACATCGACTGTGACATGCAAATCATCATCAATACGCTCAAACTTAGGGTGAGGTTTAACCTTTACAGAAATGAAAAGGTCTCCAGGTAGCCCGCCAGCAAAACCCACACCACCTTTACCGGCAAGACGGACCCTTGAGCCAGTTCGTACTCCAGCCGGAACCTTGACTTCGAGCCTTTTAACTTGCCGGGTAGTCCCGGAGCCATGGCAGCGGGAACAGGCTGTATTGTTGGTAACGCCGGTCCCATTGCAGGCAGGACAAGCCCCCTCGGCTTCCAGGCTAAGCAGACGGTTGGTTCCGGTAAAAGCCTCTTGCAGGGTGATCTCTACAGGGTATTCTATATCCTGGCCTTTTTGGGGGCGGGTACGGCGCTTGTGACGGCCAA contains the following coding sequences:
- a CDS encoding J domain-containing protein, with amino-acid sequence MAEKDYYKILGINREASEKEIKQAFRKLARKYHPDVNPNNKEAEDKFKEISKAYEVLHDAQKRKKYDQFGEQWQYADQFSKTRTGGNPFEGFDFSGSSGTGSAHFRTETGDLGSIFEELFGRHKRRTRPQKGQDIEYPVEITLQEAFTGTNRLLSLEAEGACPACNGTGVTNNTACSRCHGSGTTRQVKRLEVKVPAGVRTGSRVRLAGKGGVGFAGGLPGDLFISVKVKPHPKFERIDDDLHVTVDVPLLTAILGGEVNIPTPDGKVLALKIPAETQNNRSFKLAGRGMPHLGKPGSGDLIAHVKVVLPTRLTPEEKRLFENLKELRPA